Within the Desulfovibrio sp. genome, the region GGTCAGCGCCCACTGCTTGGCGTACAGGGCCTTGAGGCCGTTTTCCAGCAGCATGTCCAGGCTTTCCTTGAGCCCAAGGATAAGCCCCACGGGCGAGGTAAAGAGGGTCTGCCCTTTGTGGACGTATTCCCGCTCTTTTATCAGATTGAAGTAAAAGCAGCCCGGAGTCAGCTTTTCAGCGCAGGCCCAGGCCCGCTCGGACAGGGCAAGCAGGGCCAGGCCGGGTGGCAGCATGAGGCCTTTTTGCGAACCCGTGAGCAGGCAGTCCACGCCCCATTCATCCATGGGGCAGGGGGAAAGGCCCACCGCAGAGATGCCGTCCACCAGCAGCAGGGCCTGGCTGTCGCGCGTGATGCGGGCCACTTCTTCCACCGGGTGCAAAACGCCCGTGGACGTTTCGGAAAGCTGTATGAGCACGCCTGCAATGGACGGATCGGCGTTAAGGGCGGCTTGCACGGCCTCAGCCGTGACCACCTCGCCCCAGGGCACGATGATGGATTGTACCTCAAGGCCGTGCGAAATGGCGATTTCGCGCCAGCGCTGACCAAATTTGCCGCCTTCGACCACCAGAACCTTCTGGCCGGGGGCAAAAAGGTTGTACACGGCGGCCGTCATGGCTCCCGTGCCGGAACAGGACAGGGGCAGCACCGTGCTGGTGGTGCCGAAAAGCGTCTTGAGGCCGACCTGCACCTGCGCCATGATTTCTTTGAATTCACCCTTGCGGTGGTGGATCATATCCCTGGCCAGAACAAGGCGCACGCGCTCCGGCAGAGGCGTGGGGCCGGGGGTGAGCAGGCGAAACTTGTTGAGCATGTGGCTGTTCCTCGTGGTTTACGCGCCGTATGATGCGTGTTCCTGTTGCGCCGTAGATATACGGTTGCCGTTCCGTCCGTCGGAGTGCGACAGCATGAAGTATTGCAGGTCAGCAGTTTGCGCCCGCGAGCCTCCGGCGTCAAGCCTTTGCGGCGTATGCGCAAGGCGGCCCGCCGTGTTTTTCGGTGGGCTTGCCGGGTTGCTGGCCAGGCCGTCGGCATGACCGCTGGCCAGGCCGCCAGTATGGTTGCTGCCCGTAGCCTGCCGGATTGCCTGGCAGGTTGCCAGCACGGGGACTGCCGGGTCGCAGCCGGGTCGCAGTCAGGTCGCAGCCAGGTCGCCAGTGTGGTAGCCGCCACCTGACCAGCCGGGTTGTCAGCCATGTCGCCAGCCGGACGCAGAGCGCGTCCGGAGCGCCTGCCCAGCTGTTTTGCCGTGTAACCGGGAGCCTCGTTACGCAAAACCTTTATTATTGCTGCTGTTGCTGCTGCGCGTTCATGGCCCGTATGGCCTCAAACGTCAGGCGCAGCGTTTCCATCTGCTCCACCAGGGCATGATCCCCGGGGCTGCCTGATATGGTAAACAGCATGCCGGGATTGTCCAGCACGGCAATGAGGTCAAGCACAAGCACCGTGCGCCCGGGAGTGGTCTTGATGTCAAGGCTGCCGGGTCTGGCGGCAAAGGCTTGCAGGTTTTGGCGTATGACCGCGTTCTGCGGGGTGTCCCTGATGCTGGGCAAAGCGGCGAGGGCTTGAATGGTGGCCGCTGCCTGCGGCACGTTCGGAAAAAGGTTCAGCCCCGTCCATGCGAGAGCGCCGTCATCCTTGTAGCTCAGCGTGAAATCACTGAAGCTCTGGGTGAAAAGTTCCTCGGCCATGCGGGGGCCGGGTTTGTCGTTCATGTTCAGCGAGCAGGCAACCTGACCCAGACCCGGCATGCGTACGTCGGCTGTTTTATGGCTGACAGTGCCCGTGGTGCGGGATTCAAAGACCATATCCATGTTCAGGGGGGGCAGGGTCATGCCCAGCACCGTGTGAAGCAGACCGGAAGAAGCGGTAAGGCCGACGATGGTGCTTTTGGTGTGCGTGGGCGCGTTTGAGAACCATTCAAACTGGGTTTCCTTGACCTGCACGGAGCTTGTATCCACGGCAAAGGTCATGTCGGTGGCCTGAAATTTGCGCAGCAGGGGCGGATCATAATTAAGCATGGTTTCCATGAGCGGGATCAGCTGCTCCTGGGTTTGCTCTGCTTCAGGATTTTCACTGAGGGACACAAGCTGGCGCATCATGTCCTCTTCAGGCAGGGCTATTCCTTCCTGAAGCATGCGGCCGACGGCCATGGTCTGCGCCCCGCCTATACGGACTTCCATATTATCAATGGCAAGGCTTGCTATGGAGCGTCCCTTCCAGCCGGACATGCGCATTTCCTTGAAACTCACCCTGACGGAGCCGTTGGCGTCGATGATGTCCGCGCTGACAAAGTGGGCGCTGGTAGTGTCCGCCCCCATCTCGTAGGTGGCGGTGATCATGTCGATGGGCTCGTGCCCTTCAAGGGCCTGACCGATGACAAAGGGCGTGGCGCGGATGACGTCCATCTCCTCACGTTGCACCAGGACGCGGCTGTAGGGTGTGGTCATGGCGATATTGCGCACCACCACATTTTCAGCAATGTCCATAGGCTCATTACCTTTAAGGATCATGATCCGCAGGGGCGTGAGGGCCAGCAGCATGCGCAGGGGCAGCCGAAAAGAGATTTCAGAGGCAAGCCAGGTTTCCGGCCCGTTGGCCTGCTCGCCACGCAACGCCAGCCCACGGATGAAAATTTCGCGCGTAAAGGGCGAGAATTCCACCTGATCGACCGAAGCGGCATAGGGCTTGCCCTGGGGACTGCGGGACAGGTTGCTGAGCCCATTGAGAACCTGCTCCTGTATGGTGGAGCGCAGCCCGAACCCCAGAGCGGTCAGGCCGCCAGCGACCAGAATGGTCAGTATGATCAATGTCTTCAGCAGTTTTTTCATGAGGAGGGTTTTCCTTTATGTGATGGCTGGCGGACGGTTAAGCCGCGCCAGCCCTGGCGACTTTTTGCGGGTTTTTTGTCAGTCCACCCGTTGATGGCAACCCAGGCTTGTGGGGTTGCGCATGGCTGCCTGGGTGATGGCGTAGGCCGTCTGCGAACCGTGAAAAAGGTCCACCAGACGGCGGGAAATGCGTGTATGCTTGTAAAAGTCATGTATATGGCGCACAAGGTCGCGCATGTCTTCAAAAGCCCGGCGCAGGCGGGCTTCAGTGCGCGAAATGCCCACGTAGTTCCACATGGTGTTGCGGATATTGGCCCAGTCCTGCGCCACCAGGGCCGGGTCGTCGCGCCGCTCGTCGCCTTCATGCAGCCAGTCGGGGATGGAGGCGGCGAGACTTTTGGAAAGGCCGCTCTCGCTGTTCAGGCGGCGGGACAGGTCATTGCCGCAACTGACGCCCCACACAAGGGCCTCAAGCAGGGACGTGCTGGCAAGGCGGTTGGCCCCGTGCAGGCCCGTGCAGGCGCATTCGCCAATGGCGTAAAGGCCGCGCATGGACGTGCGTCCGCGTATATCCGTGAGGACGCCGCCGCAGAAATAGTGGGCGGCTGGCACCACGGGGATGGGTTCGCGGCGGATGTCGATGCCCGCTTCAAGGCATTTCTGGAACACGGTGGGAAAGCGCGTGGGCAAATCCTGCTGCACGCCGCTTACGTCCAGAAAGAGGCAGGGCGCGCCGTTGTGCAGCATTTCGTCCATCATGGCTTGCGACACCACGTCACGCGGGGCGAGATCCGCGCGTGGATCGTAGTCTTTCATGAAGGGCTGCCCTTTGTGATTGAGCAGGCGCGCGCCTTCGCCGCGCATGGCCTCGGTGATGAGGGAGCGGCGGGTGCTGCGCTCTTCATACAGGGCAGTGGGGTGAAACTGCATGAATTCCAGATTGGCCAGCGACACGCCGGCGCGAAAAGCCATGGACACGCCCGTGCCCACGCAACCGGCCGCGTTGGTGGAATGCAAAAAAACCTGCCCCACGCCGCCTGTGGCAAGCACTGTCCAGTCGGCCAGGATGGTTTCGGGCTCGCCGCTGTCCTCGTTGAGCACATAGGCTCCCAGGCAGCGGTTATCGACCTCGTAGCGCAGTTGCGATTTTTTGGCGTGGTGGTGACTTGTCAGAAGGTCGATGGCGGCGCGGCGGTGCAGCCGGGTGATGCGGGGATGCGCCATGACCTGGGCCGTCAGGCCGTCCATCATGGCGCGGCCGGAATAGTCGCGGCAGTGCAGGATGCGGGGGGCGGAGTGCCCGCCTTCGCGCGTGAGGTTGAAGCTGCCGTCGTCATTGCGGTCAAAGGGAACCTTGGAGCGCTCAATGAGCACGCTGTCGACGCATGCGGGACCCTGGCTGCACAAAAAGCGCACGGCTTTTTCATAGTTGTAATTATGGCCTGCGATCAGGATGTCTTGTTCCAGGGCCAGGGCATCGCCCTGAAGCCCGGCCTTTTGTTTGACAGGGCTGCTGGCGGTGTCGGCATCTGCGTCCGCAGGGGCATCGGCGCGGTAGATGATACCCCCTTGCGCCAGTTCGGAATTGCCGTCGGCCAGTTGGGCTCCGGCATTGATGAGAAGCACTTCATAACCGGCGTCGGCCAGGGTAAGGGCGGCGGTGCATCCGGCAATGCCCGAACCGATGATCAATACGGGCACATGACGGCGACTGGCATTCACTGGGCAAACCTCACAGGCCGCAAGCTTCAAGCATGCGGGTTAATGAAAGACGGGCGGGGGGGCAAAGTTGCGCCTCAATCTCCAGAGGGGTGGCTTTTTGTGAAACAATTTCAGTCAGTATATTCCAAAGCTTCTTTTCCGTCACCTTGGCCATGTTGCCGCAAATGGCGTGACCAAGGGGAATAATGCGGCACTGGCCCTCAAAACGGTCGGCCAGGCGGTGAACAAGGTTGTTCTCTGTGCCCACGATAAGGGTGGAGCCAGGCGCTTCGGCAGCCACGCGGGCCGCGTCCTTGATGAGAAAGGATGTGGAACCCGCGCCGTCGCAGACAGCGATGACCTCTTCGCGGCATTCGGGATGCGCAATGACGCGACAGCCGGGGTAAGCGGCGCGCATTTCGCGCACATCGTCAGGGTCAAAGCGGGCGTGGATGGCGCAGCAGCCCGGCCAGAGCAGGAGTTTTCTGTCCAGGGCCTGTGTTTCCGGCTCGACCAGCCCCTTGGAACCGATGCGCAGCACATGGCGGTCTTGCGGCGGTATGCCAAGGGCCGTGGCCGTATTGTTGCCCAGATGTCTGTCGGGCAGAAAGAGTACGCCGTCTCCCTGTTTCATGGCCCATTGCAGCATGACGCCCGCGTTGGCCGAAGTGCAGACCGCGCCGCCGTACTCGCCCACAACGGCCTTGAGGGCCAGGTCTGTGTTGACGTAGGCCAGGGGAATGATCTTGCGTCCGGCCGCGTGGAGTTGCTCCAGAACCTTGCGGGCCAGAGGGGCGGGCGTCATTTGCGACATGAGGCAGTCCGCGTCCAGGCTGGGCAGATAGACGGACTGCCCCGGCTTGGCCAGGAGCGCGGCGGATTCGCCCATAAAATAAACACCGCAAAAAACGATAAAATCCGCGTCAATCTGGGGCACACGCCGGGCCAGCTCCAGCGAATCGCCCGTGATGTCGCAGTGCTGCACCACGGCGTCATTCTGGTAGTGGTGGCCCATGATGCAGAGTTTGTCGCCCAATTGTCGCTTGATAGCCTGAATTTCGGCACTGATATTTTGCATGTTCTTTTTCCTGCGCTGAAAAGATGCGGCCCTGAGCGGCCTCAGGCCGGCAGCAGCGTCATGCTGAAGTCCGCCGCCACTGCGGAGTGGGTAAGCCGCCCCACGGAGATGAAGTCTGGCCTGCGGGGGGCTGTAAGAGCGAGCGCGCGGATATTTTCAAGGCGAACGCCGCCGCTCACCTCGGTTTCAATAGCCGCCGGGACCAGGGCCAGGGCCTCGCTCAGGAGCGGGCCTTCCATATTGTCCATCATAATGCGGTCGGCGCGCGCCGCTATGGCTTCGCGCACATGTTCAAGGGTGCGGCACTCAACCTCGATGGGCGGACAGGGAGTGTAGCGGGCGCGCAGGGTGGCCACTGCCGCCGTGATGGAGCCTGCGGCGTCAATATGGTTGTCCTTGAGCATGAGCATCTCCGCAAGGTTTTTGCGGTGATTGCAGGCTCCGCCCGCCTGGACGGCGTATTTTTCAGGCCAGCGCATGCCGGGAGTGGTCTTGCGGGTGTCGAGCAGGCGCACGCCCGTGCCTTCAAGCTCGCGCACGTAGCGGGCCGTAAGGTTGGCTATGCCAGAAAGATGGGTTATAAAGTTGAGGATGACGCGCTCGGCCTTGAGCATGGCCACGGCAGGGGCCGAGATGCGGGCCACCACGGTCATGGCTGGCACAGAGGCTGCCTCGGCGGCCAGCGCCTGCCATCTGAAGGGTGAGCCCAGACTGCGGAACACCGGGCCGATGACGGGTAGACCCACCACCAGGGTGTCCTGTTTGGCGCGTATGGCTGCGTTCAGATACGCGTCGGGGGCAAAAAGGCCCATGGCGGTCAGTTCGGGGCCGTCTTCTTCCAGGGCGAGGTCTATACATTGTTGGAGAAGCCGCTGTCCTTCAGGTGAAAAAAAAGCGGCCCAGGGCGTATACATTGCGCTTGTCCCCATTTCTTACGCATGCTAATTGAGAGGGCGCCCGATGTGGCCAGACGCCACGCGCGGCGTGTTGGCCCTCACACGGCGGAATGCGCCGATGTGCGGGTGTTTTGAAGTAGATAGAATGCCCAGTGCGTCGCGTCAAGCCGCGTGAACCTCGAGAGCATTTTCACATATGCGCCATTCCCTCTGTGAGGCGCATTTTCCGGCATTATTGCTCCTTCGGGACGTATTTTTTTTGGATGAAAGGCGCGCCATGGCAGACTACAAAGATACACAACACATCAGGGCCCAGGAGGGCATTGGACAGGGTGACGCCTGTGGAGTCCAGGCTGCGGCTTCGCAGCCAGACCTGCAGAAGGGCCTGCAGCCGGACACGCTCTCAAGCTCCGCGCCCGCAAGCTCCGCGCCCGCAAATCCCGAGCCCGGCGACAGTGGCAGCGCCGCAGCCGTGAATACGGATGCCGACCGCGCGAAAAGCCGTACTGAAAACCGCGCGAAAAACCTTGCCAACGCCGGGATCGCTGCCAGCGCCGACGTCGCTGCGACGGCCCCTGAGCACGCCTCAACGCAGGACGAATCCGCCGGAAACGCCTCTTTCAGCGATGACGCCTACGACTCCGATTATGCGGAGCAGGAGTTTATCCACCCGGCCGACATGGCCGATCATCTGGAAAATCTCAGCCTTGAAAAGCAGGTGAGCACGCTTGCCAGCATGTCCAAGGAAGATGCCGCCGACGCCCTGGCCGAACTTGACGGCAATGTGGCCGTTGACGTGCTGGAAAATCTGGACACAGACGTTGCCGCCCAGATTATTGCCGAAATGTCCCCGGACGACGCCGCCGACGTGCTGGACGAACTGGACGAGGACCACCGCGACGCCCTGCTGGAAAAGCTGACCCGCGAAGACTCCGACGAATTGCGCAGCCTGCTCAATTTTGACCCGGATTCCGCGGGCGGGGCCATGAATACCGAGCTCATCCTGCTGGAATGCAACCAGACCGTGGATGAGGCCATAGCCCATATCCGTTCTGAAATGGCCGAAAAAGAAAGCCCCTATTACGGCTATGTGGTGGATTCGCACGAGGTGCTCGTGGGCGTGCTGTCCCTGCGTGACCTCATGCTGGCCCGCCCCGGCACCATTGTGGGCGACGCGGCGGCCGGGCAGAGCGTCATCAGCGTCACATTTGACACGGACAGGCGCGAGGTGGCCAGCCTGCTTTCGCACTACAACTTCATGGCCATGCCCGTTGTGGATAATGACGGGCACATCATGGGCGTCATCACCTATGACGACATCATGGACATCATGCATGAAGAGGCCAGCGCCGACATGCTGGGCATGGTGGGCGCCGACCCGGAAGAAAGCGTGGACACGCCCTGGAAAGAGAGTGTGCGAAAACGCCTGCCCTGGCTGTTTGTGAACATGTTCAACTCGGCCCTCTCGGCTTCGGTGGTGTACATGTTTGAAGGCAGCATAGCCGAAATGGCGGTGCTGGCCGTGCTCATGCCCATGGTGGCCAATCAGGCGGGCAATACGGGGCAGCAGGCCCTGGCCGTCATGATCCGCCAGTTGGCCACAGACCGCTTTGACCAGAAAAAAGCCTGGATGGCCGTTGTGCGCGAAGGCAAAATCGGCATTGTGACCGGTATTGTCATGGCTTTTACAGCCTTTGTGGGCGCGTGGATGTTCACGGGCGTGGCCGCCATTGGCGCTGTCATGGGCGGCGCGCTTATGTGCGACATGCTGCTTGGCGCTGTTTCCGGCGGTTCCATACCGCTTATTTTTCGTGCCCTTGGGCGTGATCCGGCGCACGCGTCCAGTATTTTTCTCACCACAATTACGGACGGAGCGGGCTTTTTTATTTTTCTCGGGCTGGCGTCGCTTTTTCTCTTATAAAGCATTTTATCCTTGATAAAGGGGACATGCCCAAGGCTGCACAAGAGCGCAGCGCGCCGCGCCGCAACGGGGCGTGGGTTCAGCCGAAAATCGTGTTTTTGGGCTGAACGACGATTGAAATGTGCAGCATTTCAAGGGTACTCTGGTCAGGCTCTGCATACCCTGAACCTCCCGTTTCAGGCCGCCGACCCCAAGAGGGCAGGCTGGCATGGGCCGTCGGGAGCGCCCGGACAGGCATATGACACAGACGCAAAGCGAAATCTGCCGCATCCTGCTGGTGGATGACCACAAACTGCTGATGGAGGGCGTGCGGAGCCTGCTTGCGCCCTACGCCCATCTGCGGGTTGTGGGCATGGCGCTTACCGGGGGGGAGGCAGTGGCCCTGGCCGCCTCCATGTCGCCGCACCTGATGGTGCTGGATCTCGGCATGCCCGGCATGAACGGCGTTGAAACAGGGCGCGCCGTGCTTGAGGTACGCCCCGGCACGCGCATTCTTGTCTACACGGGGCATGAGGATCAGCGCTGGCTGCCGGAACTTATAGACATCGGCATCATGGGCCACGTGCGTAAGTCCGAACCGCCGGGGGTGCTGTTGCGCGCCATCGAAAGCGTGCGCCAGGGCAACATCTTTTTGAGTTTTTCCGATCCTGGGGGGCGACTGGCGGCTCTGCTGCGCGCGCGCCGACAGGCCGTCGACGAAACGGGCGGCGAAGGGGGCAGCGACCTGAACGCGCTTTCACCCCGCGAAAAAGAAATATTCCGCCTTCTGGCAGACGGCTGGAGCGTCAAGGCCATTGCCGGTGATCTGCACATCAGCCCGAAAACGGTTGAAACCCACAAGTACAACCTGCTCACCAAACTTCAGGCCGGGTCCGTGGGGGATCTGGTCAAGATCGCCATCCGCCACGGTCTGCTCAAGGTCTGATCGTCTCCATTGCCGCCGCTGAGCCGGGCCATGAACCAGCCATGAGTCGGGGCATGAGCCGGGGCATGAGCCGGGCCATGAACCAGCCATGAGCCGGGCCATGGGGCCGGGCCGCCCCCCCTCCATTTTGCCGTTTACGCGAGAGTTCCTGGGCCCTATGCGCCCGCGCCAGCAGGAGGATGGTTTTCGCCTGGGGAAAATCCTTAGAACTTTCTTTCACAAATCAGGATTCTCCCGATGGTGCGCGCCCGTCCCTCATCCTAGTCTTGCCCTAACCGAAAAAACAAATGCGTCGGTCAAGGGCGCAAGGGGGAGACAATGGCCTGTGTTTTTCGTGAATGCTTCAAAAGAGGCGCAAGGGACTATGCGGCAAAGCTCGTGCTGTTGCCCGTCATGCTTTTTCTGTTATTAGCCGCGCCCCTGGCGGCCCTGGCCCAGAACGGGGATCAGACCCGGCCCGTGGCGCAGAGTTCGGCTCCCACTTCCGGTTCCGTTGGCGCCGTGACTGCCGCTCCCGCCGCGACCGCCACTTTTGTGGATGGATCGGCCCTTCTGGTGGCGTCGTCCACAGTGCAGGATTCCGGCCAGGCTCTGGAGCAGACTCCTGCGCAACCGGTTGACATGACCCCCATCGATAATCACCCCTGGTGGTTCTGGCCCCTTGCCCTGCTGGGCTTCTGCTTTATTCTCGGCATCATCGCCGTCATGGCCGGCGTTGGCGGCGGCGTGCTCTTTGTGCCGCTGGTCAGCGGCTTCTTTCCCTTTCATCTCGACTTCGTGCGCGGAGCGGGCCTGCTGGTCGCCCTGGCGGGCGCACTGGCAGCCGGTCCCGGTCTGCTGCGCCGCAATTTCGCCAACCTGCGTCTTGCCCTGCCCGTGGCGCTGATTGCTTCAGCCTGCGCCATCGTTGGGGCCATGCTGGGTCTGGCTTTGCCCACCAATGTCATCCAGACATGCCTTGGCGGCACCATTCTGGCCATTGCCGTGCTTCTGCTGCTTTCCAAAAACTCCGTGCGCCCCGTGGTGAACAAGCAGGACGCCATTGGTCTGGCCCTGGGAATGGACGGCGTTTTTCTTGAACCCAGCACAGGCGAAGTGGTGGAATGGAAAACCCACCGCACGCTGGCGGGTCTTCTGCTCTTTATCGTCATCGGCATCATGGCGGGCATGTTCGGCCTTGGAGCCGGGTGGGCCAACGTGCCTGTGCTGAACCTGCTCATGGGCGCGCCGCTCAAGGTGAGCGTGGGCACATCCAAGTTCCTTCTTTCCATCACAGACACCTCCGCCGCCTGGGTGTATCTCAATCAGGGCTGCGTTATTCCCCTTATGGCGATTCCCTCCATCGTGGGCCTCATGCTGGGTTCCGTGGTCGGTGTGCGCCTGCTTGCCGTGGCCAAGCCAAAGTTCATCCGCTACATGGTGATTTTTGTGCTTCTTTTCTCCGGCGTCAAAGCCCTCATGAAGGGCTTGGGCTGGTAGTTCCACGCCCGGACTGGACTTTTTGGGAGGATAGTATGAATACTGTGGATGTAAAAAACAACATCAAGGCATCACCGGCGCAGCTGCGTTACGCCGATACGCTGTTTTACGGTTCGCTCATTGGCTTTGTGACCATGCTGATCACGTACGCCCTCTATGTGTTCGGCGTGCTTGAACCGCAGATTCCCCTTGATGAAATGCCGCGACTTTGGACGCACAGCGCCGCCGCCTACCGTGCTGCGGGGAACATTCCCCAGGGTTGGGGCTGGCTTGCGCTCGTGGGCAAGGGGGATATATGCAACTTCCTGGGCATTGCCTTTCTTGCGGCCCTGACGATTTTCTGCTTTTTGCAGCTTGCCTGGAGCCTGGCCCAGCGTAAGCAGTGGCTCATGATGTGCATTGCCATTGCGGAAGTGCTGGTTCTGAGCCTGGCTGCGTCCGGCGTGTTGGTGGCAGGGGCGCACTAGCCTGCCCGCCAAGGTCTGCGCGGCAAAAACGCACGGCTTAAGGAAACGCTGATTTATTCGGTTTTGGCGGACTTGCTTCACTTTTTTTGAAACAGTCGAGGACGGAAGCGTCCACTCCTGCTCCAAAAAAAGATCGCGCCTTGCCAAACGAAACAACTGCGCGTTTCAAAGAGGCTCTTTAATCAGTGCTTCCTTAAAGCCCCAGTGTGCCTTGCGGCGCAGACCTCGGAGGAAACCATGTTTGCCGTTATAAAAAACACGTTCGCACACCTGCTGGAAGTGCCCGATGCCGTGTCACCGGCACGGTATCGATCGCTCCGGCGGCTTATGACCATGCTGATGGTGGCGGTGTCTGTAACGCCGTTGCTGCTGCTCTCGGGCATAAGCCATGTGCAGTATACCAGAACCCTCGAGCGTGAGGTGGAAGGCCCCATCTACGCGCTGGCCCGCAAGTCGCAGGCGGCTCTGGAACTGTATCTTGGCGAGCGTGAATCCACCGTGAGCTTCATCGCCCATGCCTATACATTCAAGGATCTGGCGGATGAGCGCACCCTTAACCGGATTTTTCTGTCCCTCAGAAGCGAGTTCCAGGGCTTTGTGGACATGGGGCTGGTCAATTCCGACGGCATGCAGATTTCCTACATCGGGCCGTACAAGCTCAAGGGCGTGGACTATGCGGGCAAGCCCTGGCTGCGCGAAACGGAAATCAAGAGCCGGTATCTGAGCAATGTTTTTCTGGGCTATCGTGGCTATCCGCATATGGTCATAGCCGTTCACAGGATGGAAGAAAGCGGCATCTCATGGACCCTGCGCGTGGCTGTGGACACGCTGCGCCTGCAGCAGGTGCTTTCGGCCGTGGGGCCGGAGCAGGACACCGACGTTTTTCTGGTGGACAGGGAAGGCGTGTTGCAGACAGATTCCAACCTCTACGGCAAGGCCCTGGAACCCTGCCCCCTGCCCACGCCCCAGGCCACGGCAGAAACCGTGGTGCGCACCATTACCGAACCGTCAGGGCGCAAGCTCATGGTTGCCTCGTGCGGACTGGCGGGCACGGATTTTACGCTGCTGGCGGTCAAGCCCACGGCTGACGCCTTTCGCCCCTGGACGGCCCTGCGTACCGAACTGCTGATTGTTCTCTGCGGCGGCGTGGCGCTTATTGTGCTTGTGTCGCACCTGCTCATGAAGCAGCTCATCAACAGGCTTCAGGCCAGCGATGAACGCCGGGTGGCCGTTTTTGCCCAGATGGAGCACAACCAGAAGCTATCGTCCATAGGGCGGCTGGCTGCGGGAGTGGCCCATGAGGTCAACAATCCCCTGGCCGTCATTTATGAAAAGGCCGGTCTGGCGCGTGACCTGATCAATCTGGGGCAGATGGGCGGCGAGGACAAGGACAAGGACAGGCTCAATACCCTGCTTGAGGGCATTGAAAGCACGGTGGAGAGGGCGCGCGGCATTACCCACAGGCTGCTGGGCTTTGCCCGGCGCATGGAGGCCAACCGCCAGAGCCTGCATATTGAGGAAGTTATTGCCGAAACCCTGTCGTTTCTTGAGCGTGAGGCCAAGAACAGGGGCGTCAGCCTGCAGATGGAACTGGATGACAATCTGCCCGAAATTGTTTCCGACCGCGGCCAGTTGCAACAGATTTTTCTGAATATCGTGGGCAACGCGCTGGATGCCGTGACGGGCAGCCAGCTTCCCGGAGGCGCAAAGAACGGGCAGGAACGCTTTGTGAAAGTGCAGTGCGTTCCCTCAGGCGCAGACGCGCTTGCGGTTACTGTGTGCGATAATGGCAAGGGTATGCCCCCAGAGGTGTTGCGGCACATTTTCGAGCCGTTCTATTCCACCAAAAAAGACAAGGGCACCGGGCTTGGCATGTTTATCACCTACGGCATCGTGCGCCGTCTTGGCGGCGAAATCCGTGTGGAAAGTGAAGAAGGTCGCGGCAGCACCGTGTACGTGA harbors:
- a CDS encoding alanine--glyoxylate aminotransferase family protein, with the translated sequence MLNKFRLLTPGPTPLPERVRLVLARDMIHHRKGEFKEIMAQVQVGLKTLFGTTSTVLPLSCSGTGAMTAAVYNLFAPGQKVLVVEGGKFGQRWREIAISHGLEVQSIIVPWGEVVTAEAVQAALNADPSIAGVLIQLSETSTGVLHPVEEVARITRDSQALLLVDGISAVGLSPCPMDEWGVDCLLTGSQKGLMLPPGLALLALSERAWACAEKLTPGCFYFNLIKEREYVHKGQTLFTSPVGLILGLKESLDMLLENGLKALYAKQWALTMLTRASLTAMGLELFAKEHFAWGITSVLLPDGVDGVEVLRMAQEKHGVSMAGGQDHFKGRMARVGHMGWVDWADVVAGIYALNDCLCAVGGYCGSRDYLEQGLAAYRAALAGEPGEPLSLVYNS
- the nadB gene encoding L-aspartate oxidase, with the translated sequence MNASRRHVPVLIIGSGIAGCTAALTLADAGYEVLLINAGAQLADGNSELAQGGIIYRADAPADADADTASSPVKQKAGLQGDALALEQDILIAGHNYNYEKAVRFLCSQGPACVDSVLIERSKVPFDRNDDGSFNLTREGGHSAPRILHCRDYSGRAMMDGLTAQVMAHPRITRLHRRAAIDLLTSHHHAKKSQLRYEVDNRCLGAYVLNEDSGEPETILADWTVLATGGVGQVFLHSTNAAGCVGTGVSMAFRAGVSLANLEFMQFHPTALYEERSTRRSLITEAMRGEGARLLNHKGQPFMKDYDPRADLAPRDVVSQAMMDEMLHNGAPCLFLDVSGVQQDLPTRFPTVFQKCLEAGIDIRREPIPVVPAAHYFCGGVLTDIRGRTSMRGLYAIGECACTGLHGANRLASTSLLEALVWGVSCGNDLSRRLNSESGLSKSLAASIPDWLHEGDERRDDPALVAQDWANIRNTMWNYVGISRTEARLRRAFEDMRDLVRHIHDFYKHTRISRRLVDLFHGSQTAYAITQAAMRNPTSLGCHQRVD
- the nadA gene encoding quinolinate synthase NadA — translated: MQNISAEIQAIKRQLGDKLCIMGHHYQNDAVVQHCDITGDSLELARRVPQIDADFIVFCGVYFMGESAALLAKPGQSVYLPSLDADCLMSQMTPAPLARKVLEQLHAAGRKIIPLAYVNTDLALKAVVGEYGGAVCTSANAGVMLQWAMKQGDGVLFLPDRHLGNNTATALGIPPQDRHVLRIGSKGLVEPETQALDRKLLLWPGCCAIHARFDPDDVREMRAAYPGCRVIAHPECREEVIAVCDGAGSTSFLIKDAARVAAEAPGSTLIVGTENNLVHRLADRFEGQCRIIPLGHAICGNMAKVTEKKLWNILTEIVSQKATPLEIEAQLCPPARLSLTRMLEACGL
- the nadC gene encoding carboxylating nicotinate-nucleotide diphosphorylase produces the protein MYTPWAAFFSPEGQRLLQQCIDLALEEDGPELTAMGLFAPDAYLNAAIRAKQDTLVVGLPVIGPVFRSLGSPFRWQALAAEAASVPAMTVVARISAPAVAMLKAERVILNFITHLSGIANLTARYVRELEGTGVRLLDTRKTTPGMRWPEKYAVQAGGACNHRKNLAEMLMLKDNHIDAAGSITAAVATLRARYTPCPPIEVECRTLEHVREAIAARADRIMMDNMEGPLLSEALALVPAAIETEVSGGVRLENIRALALTAPRRPDFISVGRLTHSAVAADFSMTLLPA
- the mgtE gene encoding magnesium transporter, with amino-acid sequence MADYKDTQHIRAQEGIGQGDACGVQAAASQPDLQKGLQPDTLSSSAPASSAPANPEPGDSGSAAAVNTDADRAKSRTENRAKNLANAGIAASADVAATAPEHASTQDESAGNASFSDDAYDSDYAEQEFIHPADMADHLENLSLEKQVSTLASMSKEDAADALAELDGNVAVDVLENLDTDVAAQIIAEMSPDDAADVLDELDEDHRDALLEKLTREDSDELRSLLNFDPDSAGGAMNTELILLECNQTVDEAIAHIRSEMAEKESPYYGYVVDSHEVLVGVLSLRDLMLARPGTIVGDAAAGQSVISVTFDTDRREVASLLSHYNFMAMPVVDNDGHIMGVITYDDIMDIMHEEASADMLGMVGADPEESVDTPWKESVRKRLPWLFVNMFNSALSASVVYMFEGSIAEMAVLAVLMPMVANQAGNTGQQALAVMIRQLATDRFDQKKAWMAVVREGKIGIVTGIVMAFTAFVGAWMFTGVAAIGAVMGGALMCDMLLGAVSGGSIPLIFRALGRDPAHASSIFLTTITDGAGFFIFLGLASLFLL
- a CDS encoding response regulator transcription factor, whose translation is MTQTQSEICRILLVDDHKLLMEGVRSLLAPYAHLRVVGMALTGGEAVALAASMSPHLMVLDLGMPGMNGVETGRAVLEVRPGTRILVYTGHEDQRWLPELIDIGIMGHVRKSEPPGVLLRAIESVRQGNIFLSFSDPGGRLAALLRARRQAVDETGGEGGSDLNALSPREKEIFRLLADGWSVKAIAGDLHISPKTVETHKYNLLTKLQAGSVGDLVKIAIRHGLLKV